A genomic window from Flavobacterium azooxidireducens includes:
- the glgP gene encoding alpha-glucan family phosphorylase, producing the protein MSSTLPTQFKHPYAFNKKYKKSVAYFSMEFAIDQCLKIYSGGLGFLAGSHMRSAYDLKQNVIGIGVLWKQGYYDQYRKEDRMMGVMFQEKIFHFLEDTGIRFTIEISNHPVLVKAMFLNPETFGTAPMFFLSTDLPENDYLAQSTTFRLYDSDPNAKVAQCMVLGLGGAKLLDVLDYTPDRYHFNEAHALSGAFYLYKKFGHNLDKLKEKLVFTTHTPEEAGNEKHDINFLYNLSFFCGLPMAEVRAISGIHDSIFNHTLVGLRFSEKANGVSKLHGEVSRMMWEGYEGVCPITHITNAQNKKFWADPFLEEYRVANDMPGIVKRKTRLKQKLFDVVADQTGKLFNPQLLTIVWARRFAEYKRPDLIARDLVRFKRLMENTNMPIQLIFAGKPYPMDYGAINTFNSLAYLSRSFSNMAVLTGYELKLSRQLKEGADVWLNTPRVTREASGTSGMSAAMNGAVNVSTNDGWICEFYNNGINSFVLPTVDYQLPTYEQDALDLENLLNVLENEIIPTYYLNREKWNSIVSASLNSVSPFFDSSRMADEYYEKMYK; encoded by the coding sequence ATGAGTTCTACTTTACCAACACAGTTTAAACATCCTTATGCATTCAATAAAAAATATAAAAAATCGGTAGCCTATTTCAGTATGGAATTTGCAATCGATCAATGTTTAAAAATATATTCCGGCGGATTGGGCTTTCTTGCCGGTTCACACATGCGTAGTGCCTACGATTTAAAACAAAATGTAATAGGTATTGGTGTGCTTTGGAAACAAGGATATTATGATCAATACCGAAAAGAAGATCGTATGATGGGCGTCATGTTTCAAGAAAAAATTTTTCATTTTCTGGAAGATACAGGAATTCGATTTACGATAGAAATCAGCAATCATCCGGTTTTAGTGAAAGCAATGTTTCTAAATCCGGAAACATTTGGAACTGCACCGATGTTCTTTTTGTCTACCGATTTGCCGGAAAATGATTATTTAGCACAATCTACTACATTCCGTTTATACGATTCAGATCCCAATGCAAAAGTGGCTCAATGTATGGTTTTAGGTCTCGGAGGAGCAAAACTTTTAGATGTGTTAGATTACACACCGGATAGGTATCATTTTAATGAAGCTCATGCCTTGTCGGGTGCGTTTTATTTATATAAAAAGTTCGGACATAATTTGGATAAACTCAAAGAAAAACTCGTCTTTACAACGCATACACCTGAAGAAGCCGGTAACGAAAAACACGACATTAATTTCTTATATAATTTAAGTTTCTTTTGCGGATTACCTATGGCAGAAGTCAGAGCAATTTCAGGTATTCATGATAGTATATTTAACCATACATTAGTAGGTTTACGCTTTAGCGAAAAAGCAAATGGCGTATCAAAATTGCATGGAGAAGTTTCTCGAATGATGTGGGAAGGCTATGAAGGTGTTTGTCCGATTACACACATTACCAATGCCCAAAACAAAAAATTCTGGGCAGATCCGTTTTTAGAAGAATACAGAGTAGCCAACGATATGCCGGGAATAGTAAAACGAAAAACCAGATTAAAGCAAAAATTATTTGATGTAGTGGCCGATCAAACCGGAAAATTATTTAACCCTCAACTACTCACAATCGTGTGGGCAAGAAGATTTGCCGAATACAAAAGACCTGATTTAATTGCACGAGATTTAGTAAGGTTTAAGCGATTAATGGAAAACACAAACATGCCAATTCAACTAATCTTTGCTGGAAAACCGTATCCCATGGATTATGGAGCGATAAACACCTTTAATTCCTTAGCCTATTTGAGTCGTTCGTTTAGTAATATGGCTGTTTTAACGGGCTATGAACTAAAGCTTTCCCGACAGTTAAAAGAAGGGGCAGATGTTTGGTTAAACACACCCAGAGTTACCCGTGAAGCATCCGGAACAAGCGGAATGTCTGCCGCAATGAATGGAGCAGTCAACGTTTCTACCAATGATGGATGGATTTGTGAATTCTATAACAATGGTATAAATTCGTTTGTTTTGCCAACCGTAGATTATCAATTGCCAACCTACGAACAAGACGCATTAGATTTAGAAAATTTACTAAATGTGCTGGAAAATGAAATCATTCCAACCTATTACCTCAACAGAGAAAAATGGAATTCAATTGTTTCAGCTAGTCTAAATTCTGTGAGTCCATTTTTTGATTCTTCACGCATGGCCGATGAATATTATGAAAAAATGTATAAATAA
- a CDS encoding methylated-DNA--[protein]-cysteine S-methyltransferase, with product MQPNTIHIQYYNSPVGELVLGDFNNQLCLCDWRYRKMRNEVDNRILKALEAEFVEESTPLLTETQNQLEAYFDKKRTTFDLPLLLIGTDFQQTVWKALQQIDYGKTQTYLGLSKQLDNPKAIRAVASANGANAISIIIPCHRIIGSNQELVGYAGGLSAKKKLLAIEQGSQLELFS from the coding sequence ATGCAACCCAATACCATTCACATTCAATATTATAATTCGCCCGTTGGAGAACTGGTTTTAGGCGATTTCAACAATCAACTTTGTTTGTGTGATTGGCGTTACCGTAAAATGCGGAATGAAGTAGATAACCGAATTTTAAAAGCATTAGAAGCCGAATTTGTTGAAGAATCAACTCCTTTATTAACCGAAACTCAAAATCAACTAGAAGCCTATTTCGATAAAAAGCGAACAACGTTTGATTTACCGCTTTTATTGATTGGAACTGATTTTCAGCAAACCGTTTGGAAAGCGTTACAACAAATTGATTATGGAAAAACACAAACTTATTTGGGTTTATCCAAACAACTAGACAATCCCAAAGCCATTCGGGCAGTAGCTTCGGCAAATGGAGCAAATGCTATTTCGATTATTATTCCATGCCATCGAATTATTGGAAGTAATCAAGAATTAGTGGGCTATGCCGGAGGATTGTCTGCTAAGAAAAAATTATTGGCAATAGAACAGGGAAGCCAGTTGGAGTTGTTTAGCTGA
- a CDS encoding outer membrane beta-barrel protein produces MKKYSTVLLFFILSANFSFAQFGGRFGFTAGVTNFSTKTEILFSKSMPGFSLGMVGTSEIADNLDLLVEFNYSQHYLKLVGRETPESTPEDIKFKMGNYNMPVIFNYNVLNLKNDLQFGLQLGASASLMHEMKLNDSGKEDYYLDPYYLKPSDLEFDSTNGQLSFNAFAVMGVSATYERFMVNFRYFKGITDPYRHAPFYFQADGIDIKGKDNYYNFTLIYFINEGGGW; encoded by the coding sequence ATGAAAAAATATTCAACTGTTCTTTTATTTTTTATATTGTCTGCAAACTTCTCATTTGCTCAATTTGGTGGTAGATTTGGTTTTACAGCCGGTGTTACCAATTTTTCAACAAAGACAGAAATTTTATTTTCTAAATCGATGCCCGGTTTTAGTTTAGGAATGGTTGGTACTAGTGAAATTGCGGATAATCTGGATTTATTAGTTGAATTTAATTACAGTCAACATTACCTTAAATTAGTTGGAAGAGAAACACCGGAATCTACTCCGGAAGATATTAAATTCAAAATGGGAAATTATAACATGCCTGTTATATTCAATTATAATGTGTTGAATTTAAAAAACGACTTACAATTTGGTCTTCAATTAGGTGCTTCTGCCAGTTTGATGCATGAGATGAAATTAAACGATAGCGGCAAAGAAGATTATTATTTAGATCCATACTATCTTAAACCGTCTGATTTAGAATTTGACTCTACCAATGGGCAACTTTCATTCAATGCTTTTGCTGTAATGGGTGTAAGTGCTACCTATGAACGTTTTATGGTTAATTTTAGATATTTCAAAGGAATTACAGATCCATACAGACACGCTCCTTTTTATTTTCAGGCTGATGGTATTGATATAAAAGGAAAAGATAATTATTATAATTTCACCCTAATTTATTTTATAAATGAAGGCGGAGGATGGTAA
- a CDS encoding fibronectin type III domain-containing protein, protein MKKFIALVLFVSLLSGCEIENINYKVPLVISYEPENVLTNSAILGGIVLAEGGKDVTEYGVVVSTSENPTINDTKVVIGNRLGEFFIAYSNLQPATTYFYRAYGVNEVGAGYGESYQFTTGVATPCNPTQPNRVDYGFGQLNVNNVSLNEDAYYSESGNLEFEATSSFSAARIFVSFNEINANYPLTGEYTITNESNFNSFNNLSKGKARLNIMNFGMGGPAAATAQPGTKIYVENDGFVMTIIFCNTSMGNYSLNGKFSKVIN, encoded by the coding sequence ATGAAAAAGTTTATTGCATTAGTATTATTTGTTTCTCTATTGTCGGGATGTGAAATTGAAAATATCAATTATAAAGTTCCATTGGTTATTTCGTATGAACCTGAAAATGTTTTAACAAATAGTGCTATTTTAGGTGGAATCGTGCTTGCCGAAGGCGGAAAAGATGTTACAGAATATGGTGTGGTTGTAAGCACTTCTGAAAATCCTACAATAAACGATACTAAAGTAGTTATAGGAAATCGTTTAGGTGAATTTTTTATTGCTTATAGCAATTTACAACCTGCAACAACCTATTTTTATAGAGCATACGGAGTCAATGAAGTGGGAGCAGGCTACGGAGAATCCTATCAGTTTACCACTGGTGTTGCTACACCTTGTAATCCTACGCAGCCAAACCGAGTTGATTACGGTTTTGGGCAACTTAATGTTAATAATGTTTCATTAAATGAAGATGCTTATTATTCAGAAAGTGGAAATTTAGAATTTGAAGCTACGAGTTCTTTTTCAGCCGCCAGAATTTTTGTAAGCTTTAATGAAATTAATGCAAATTATCCTCTAACTGGAGAATATACCATAACAAATGAAAGCAATTTTAATTCGTTTAATAACCTCTCTAAAGGTAAAGCTAGATTAAATATTATGAATTTTGGCATGGGTGGACCAGCGGCAGCAACTGCACAACCCGGTACTAAAATTTATGTAGAAAACGATGGATTTGTGATGACTATTATTTTTTGCAATACGTCTATGGGTAATTATTCATTAAACGGAAAGTTTTCTAAAGTAATTAATTAA
- a CDS encoding helix-turn-helix transcriptional regulator: MSQNKNALIRYKTIDKCLQNTYRQWTLDDLINACSEALYEYEGKENPVSKRTIQLDIQMMRSEKLGYNAPIEVYDKKFYHYAEEGFTITDIPLTETDINVLTETVSMLKQFKDFSLFSDVSDIVQRLEDKIYAEKSHTQPVIHLDKNESLKGLHFLDEIYQAIVKKIVLVITYKSFKSKEENQFNFHPFILKEFNNRWFVVGKKKGTHPISNLALDRIIKIDYDFQMPFLDHHFDVEKYYKNVIGVTVNEGLQPRVIQLWIDSINAPYVITKPLHHSQRVLQQNEDGSIIINLFLIENYEMERLLLGFGNGIEIIKPERLRNRMKTILERAIKKYDTASDS, encoded by the coding sequence ATGTCACAAAACAAAAACGCCCTCATCCGCTACAAAACCATAGATAAATGTTTGCAAAACACCTATCGTCAATGGACGTTAGACGATTTGATAAACGCCTGTAGTGAGGCTTTGTATGAGTATGAAGGAAAAGAAAATCCGGTTAGCAAAAGAACAATTCAATTGGATATTCAGATGATGAGAAGCGAAAAATTGGGTTATAATGCTCCAATTGAAGTGTATGACAAAAAGTTTTATCATTATGCGGAAGAAGGTTTCACGATTACTGATATTCCTTTAACCGAAACGGATATTAATGTGCTGACTGAAACGGTTTCGATGTTGAAACAATTCAAAGATTTTTCACTTTTTAGCGATGTCTCGGATATCGTTCAGCGATTGGAGGACAAGATTTATGCGGAGAAATCACATACGCAACCGGTCATTCATTTAGACAAAAACGAAAGTTTGAAAGGGTTACATTTTTTGGATGAAATTTATCAAGCCATTGTGAAGAAAATAGTTTTAGTAATCACCTATAAATCTTTCAAATCCAAAGAAGAAAACCAATTTAATTTTCATCCGTTTATTCTGAAAGAATTCAATAACCGTTGGTTTGTGGTGGGAAAGAAGAAAGGAACTCATCCCATTTCAAATTTGGCTTTAGACCGAATTATCAAAATTGATTATGATTTTCAAATGCCTTTTTTAGATCATCATTTTGATGTTGAAAAATATTATAAAAATGTAATTGGTGTTACCGTAAATGAAGGCTTACAACCGAGAGTAATTCAGCTTTGGATTGATTCAATTAATGCTCCGTATGTGATAACAAAGCCACTGCATCACTCACAACGCGTCTTGCAACAAAATGAAGATGGAAGTATTATCATCAACCTTTTTCTGATTGAAAATTATGAAATGGAACGTTTGCTGTTGGGTTTTGGAAATGGAATTGAAATCATTAAACCGGAACGCTTACGAAATAGAATGAAGACTATTTTAGAAAGAGCAATCAAGAAATATGATACCGCTAGTGATAGTTAA
- a CDS encoding AAA domain-containing protein has product MNFTPDIFQAFQTKLKVGNRRTIHLNAIPGNSRYKFDLARLATIHKSLPEHFILDLLTLRNVNFKFSIHDKPQKAQEVATKSDSIYLNDYEDFEPKPKVKEKTTDLSKEEAERLIDLQKLASGLENLIFQNEVIQSEKGLNSLGFGFPLLIRRDMHDGQISVSPILIWSIKIKPSPEMNTWEVSRTEEDPIYLNEVLINHLQTDSGVFLEPIPAEMLEDGKIDKPELQAICQSILQQLHVDQNLDFILNNYEAILPIKNKAAYEKLLPKKGDAVIEKCGLFSLFEVQKQNIINDYGDLISNFKAEEKAAIEKVFQSITAVETDPSQQGVLESLKTNSKIVIQGPPGTGKSQTLTALLINALENKQKTIVVCEKQTALEVLQTAMQNHKLDKYCVMIKDSVSDRKNVVDAVRNVVDNTKFKEATQVYPQSVLQEQLDSIHLSKNEINAVHHKLNEQLINNQSWSEIIGQLLDSLTLKEDVNLQALPFAFDSEEWIRLTEMIEQGQPLYDKFKPYSENLFYNSTKITETDAFTSQLGLNEAFQKYQSDWQKINQIIKNYEAFYYTKRKEEFTLQLEELQKSRNEMFVLTATLGEQSDEFNLAKTNGFFYKVSSWFSSSKKTVLQHQETLRELGKKIKTISLHQNFYPIEITANLWQNLLECKNYEDKIELAKQTFSEKMENDFKQTDLLNFFERNYQNADLDQIVLKTKKLKRSLQEDNWLHQLEMGTTFPQFNESITTVLNQHEANKMHPDNPFLIAYNWHAFHQSLTNFQKQILTHLYPVKYWKDSFLFAYLNLLLKNNSNNSLNFSEEHYASMAKKLVYFSGTQKNYIESYWKNKQLKAAVHFEKENKEITVANLYNKRKSVKFNRLTLRQIVNMDTDLFTAFFPVLFTTPDVCCNLFQGKNFYFDNVVFDEASQLKLEDNLPALLKGKNIIIAGDEHQMPPSNYFSKVFDGSFEDEDDLEEETVITQKNALLNIESLLDFALEYKFDKNHLDFHYRSRHPYLIDFSNHAFYDARLKPLPALNNQKPIEFFEVNGIFHEHINEEEADKIVEILEEIQPNAAGKYPSVGIATFNITQRNYIKRKIAYKQSLEENSDFREKITQLEAAGLFIKNLENIQGDERDIIIISTTYGRKKDGKFIQSFGPINHSKGYKLLNVIVTRAKEKIYICNSIPTESYSNYKEVLKQEGSNNRRAVFYAYLAYCKAVSDENENKRKEILHDLDQFSNKQTVSENDLKNKFKEQVYKQLKNGMPEAEILINHPFGGYNLDMLIKTNSGKNIAVECLSKEEYRGELAYLEDIHKEKILKKAGFDYQRIWSQHWWQNPERETLKWKGKVVD; this is encoded by the coding sequence ATGAATTTTACACCGGATATTTTTCAAGCCTTTCAAACCAAATTAAAAGTAGGAAACCGCAGAACCATTCACTTGAATGCTATTCCCGGAAATTCGAGGTATAAATTCGATTTGGCACGTTTGGCTACCATTCACAAAAGCTTACCGGAACATTTTATATTGGATTTGCTGACATTGCGGAATGTGAATTTCAAATTTTCCATTCATGACAAACCCCAGAAAGCTCAGGAAGTTGCAACAAAAAGCGACAGTATTTATTTGAATGACTATGAAGATTTTGAGCCCAAACCCAAAGTAAAAGAAAAAACAACCGACCTGAGTAAAGAAGAAGCCGAACGGTTGATTGATTTACAAAAATTGGCTTCAGGATTGGAAAATCTGATTTTTCAAAATGAAGTAATTCAGTCCGAAAAAGGATTGAATTCGTTAGGATTTGGTTTTCCGCTATTGATTAGAAGAGATATGCACGACGGACAAATTTCGGTTTCTCCTATTCTGATTTGGTCTATTAAAATCAAGCCTTCACCGGAAATGAATACGTGGGAAGTGAGCCGCACCGAAGAAGATCCAATCTATCTGAATGAAGTATTAATCAATCATTTGCAAACCGATTCGGGTGTTTTTTTAGAACCCATTCCGGCTGAAATGCTTGAAGATGGCAAGATTGACAAACCGGAATTGCAAGCCATTTGTCAATCGATTTTGCAGCAATTGCATGTAGATCAAAACCTAGATTTTATTCTGAACAATTACGAAGCCATTTTACCAATCAAAAACAAAGCGGCTTACGAAAAACTTTTACCCAAAAAAGGCGATGCAGTTATTGAAAAATGCGGACTCTTTTCGTTGTTTGAAGTACAAAAGCAAAACATCATCAATGATTATGGCGATTTGATTTCGAATTTTAAAGCGGAAGAAAAAGCGGCAATCGAAAAAGTATTTCAATCGATCACGGCTGTTGAAACCGACCCATCGCAACAAGGTGTGTTAGAATCTCTAAAAACCAATTCCAAAATAGTTATTCAAGGTCCACCCGGAACAGGAAAAAGTCAAACCTTAACGGCTTTGCTAATCAATGCATTGGAAAACAAGCAAAAAACCATAGTAGTATGTGAGAAACAAACCGCTTTGGAAGTCTTGCAAACTGCCATGCAAAACCATAAATTAGACAAGTATTGTGTGATGATTAAAGACAGCGTTTCCGACCGGAAAAATGTGGTGGATGCAGTTCGAAATGTGGTGGATAATACCAAATTTAAAGAAGCCACACAAGTGTATCCACAGAGTGTTTTGCAAGAACAATTGGATAGCATTCATTTGTCTAAAAATGAGATTAACGCCGTACATCACAAATTAAATGAACAGCTGATTAACAATCAAAGCTGGTCGGAAATCATTGGGCAATTATTGGATAGTTTAACGTTAAAAGAAGACGTCAACCTACAAGCCTTGCCGTTTGCATTTGATTCGGAAGAATGGATTAGGCTAACGGAAATGATCGAGCAAGGTCAACCGTTGTATGACAAGTTCAAACCCTACAGCGAAAATTTGTTTTACAATTCAACTAAAATTACCGAAACCGATGCCTTTACTAGCCAACTTGGTTTGAATGAAGCTTTTCAGAAGTACCAATCTGATTGGCAGAAAATCAATCAAATTATAAAGAATTACGAAGCATTTTATTATACCAAACGAAAGGAAGAATTTACTCTTCAACTGGAAGAACTACAAAAAAGCCGAAACGAAATGTTTGTGCTAACCGCCACTTTAGGCGAGCAAAGTGATGAATTTAATCTCGCTAAAACCAATGGTTTTTTCTATAAAGTTTCTTCTTGGTTTTCTTCTTCCAAAAAAACGGTTTTGCAACATCAGGAAACCTTGCGGGAATTGGGTAAGAAAATCAAAACCATCAGTTTGCATCAAAATTTTTATCCGATAGAAATCACTGCTAATTTGTGGCAAAACTTATTGGAATGCAAGAATTATGAAGACAAAATCGAGTTAGCCAAACAAACGTTTTCCGAAAAAATGGAAAATGATTTTAAACAAACTGACTTATTAAACTTTTTTGAACGCAATTATCAAAATGCCGATTTGGATCAAATCGTTTTAAAAACTAAAAAACTAAAACGATCGCTACAAGAGGATAATTGGTTGCATCAATTGGAAATGGGAACTACTTTTCCGCAGTTCAATGAAAGTATAACTACTGTTTTAAATCAACATGAAGCGAATAAAATGCATCCGGACAATCCGTTTTTGATTGCTTACAATTGGCATGCGTTTCATCAATCGTTAACTAATTTTCAAAAACAAATTCTTACGCATCTTTATCCGGTAAAGTATTGGAAAGACTCGTTTTTGTTTGCTTATTTAAATCTTTTGCTGAAAAACAATTCGAATAATAGTCTCAATTTCAGTGAAGAACATTATGCTTCGATGGCAAAAAAATTGGTTTATTTTTCCGGTACGCAAAAAAATTACATTGAAAGTTATTGGAAAAATAAACAATTGAAAGCAGCCGTTCATTTTGAAAAAGAAAACAAAGAAATTACGGTGGCCAATTTATATAACAAACGTAAAAGTGTAAAATTTAATCGGCTTACGTTACGACAAATTGTGAATATGGATACCGATTTGTTTACTGCCTTTTTTCCAGTTTTATTTACGACTCCCGATGTGTGTTGTAATTTATTTCAAGGAAAAAATTTCTATTTTGATAATGTGGTATTTGACGAAGCCAGTCAGCTCAAATTAGAAGACAATTTACCGGCATTGTTGAAAGGGAAAAATATTATTATTGCCGGTGATGAACACCAAATGCCGCCGTCCAATTACTTTAGTAAAGTGTTTGACGGTTCGTTTGAAGACGAAGATGATTTGGAGGAAGAAACCGTTATCACTCAAAAAAATGCTTTATTAAACATTGAATCGCTGTTGGATTTTGCGTTGGAATATAAATTTGATAAAAACCATTTAGATTTTCATTACCGTTCCAGACATCCGTATTTGATTGACTTTTCCAATCATGCATTTTATGATGCTCGATTGAAACCATTACCCGCTTTAAACAATCAAAAACCAATTGAATTTTTTGAAGTAAACGGAATTTTTCATGAACATATTAATGAAGAAGAAGCGGATAAAATCGTAGAAATTTTAGAAGAAATTCAACCAAATGCTGCCGGAAAATATCCTTCTGTTGGAATTGCAACATTTAATATAACGCAACGAAATTACATCAAACGAAAAATTGCTTACAAACAAAGTTTGGAAGAAAACAGTGATTTCAGAGAAAAAATTACGCAATTAGAAGCGGCCGGATTATTTATAAAAAACTTAGAAAACATTCAAGGTGATGAACGAGATATTATCATTATTTCGACCACCTATGGCAGAAAAAAAGACGGGAAATTTATTCAAAGTTTTGGCCCAATAAACCATTCTAAAGGCTATAAATTACTGAATGTGATTGTGACTAGAGCGAAAGAAAAGATTTATATCTGTAATTCCATTCCAACTGAAAGTTACAGTAACTACAAAGAGGTTTTAAAGCAAGAAGGAAGCAACAATCGTCGTGCTGTTTTTTATGCTTATTTAGCCTATTGCAAAGCTGTTAGCGATGAAAATGAAAACAAAAGAAAAGAAATTTTGCATGATTTAGATCAATTTAGTAATAAACAAACTGTTTCTGAGAATGACTTAAAAAATAAGTTCAAAGAACAAGTGTACAAACAATTAAAAAACGGTATGCCTGAAGCTGAAATTCTGATTAATCATCCGTTTGGAGGATATAATTTAGATATGCTCATCAAAACAAATAGTGGAAAAAACATTGCTGTAGAATGTTTGAGTAAAGAAGAATACCGTGGTGAATTGGCTTATTTGGAAGACATTCACAAAGAAAAAATTCTCAAAAAAGCCGGATTTGATTACCAGCGGATATGGAGTCAACATTGGTGGCAAAACCCCGAAAGAGAAACCTTGAAATGGAAGGGAAAAGTGGTTGATTAG